From a region of the Sander lucioperca isolate FBNREF2018 chromosome 8, SLUC_FBN_1.2, whole genome shotgun sequence genome:
- the ikzf2 gene encoding zinc finger protein Helios — MEAPDGYCASNGQCSPGKENSRMLADTSSPNGQTVPQGPNSPSELTIKQEEETAEEADNRSPGLGEIGQTGEEGVALEESMTGSPSNLQDGLSEPNMTADAGSRQPNGDRPFQCNQCGVSFTQKGNLLRHIKLHTGEKPFKCPFCSYACRRRDALSGHLRTHAVGKPHKCNYCGRSYKQRTSLEEHKERCHSYLQGIGLDPNTSTGPYTGEVAKEPRPMAEPNTMATFDRPPVIERLHSNVGKRKSTTPQKFVGEKMVRYRYPELGYEMGLKYEKQHELMSAHMMDQAISNAITYLGSDTLQPMLHHPGPPISMAEGVPMVTPLFHHVLPLGQRTERPGNCDTLPPQPPQPHDFPSHPTTNGPTALTRQGKLRQPGQEESPSNSGVDSADSARSSPHERQGYHRNNPTPGLRSRASPAVVYSGERVTEASPRSVAGMRTGIMRVATERPVNQEGVRVFGREGQELRAFQCEHCRVLFLDHVMYTIHMGCHGYREPLECNICGHRSKDRYEFSSHIVRGEHTFQ; from the exons aaCTGACAATTAAGCAAGAGGAAGAAACAGCGGAGGAGGCTGACAACAGAAGCCCAGGACTTGGTGAAATAGGCCAAACTGGGGAGGAAGGAGTAGCATTGGAGGAATCCATGACTGGCAGCCCAAGCAATTTACAGGATGGATTATCTGAGCCAAACATGACAGCTGATGCAGGAAGTCGACAACCAAACG GTGATAGGCCGTTCCAGTGTAACCAGTGTGGCGTCTCATTCACCCAGAAGGGAAACCTGCTGCGACACATCAAGCTGCACACAGGCGAAAAACCCTTCAAATGCCCCTTCTGCAGCTACGCCTGCCGGCGGCGCGATGCCCTTAGTGGGCATTTGCGCACTCATGCTG TTGGCAAACCACACAAGTGTAACTACTGTGGGCGAAGCTACAAACAGCGCACTTCCCTGGAGGAACATAAAGAGCGCTGCCATAGTTACCTGCAGGGTATCGGCTTGGATCCCAACACCAGCACTGGCCCTTACACAG GTGAGGTCGCTAAAGAGCCGAGGCCCATGGCAGAGCCCAACACCATGGCTACCTTTGATCGGCCACCTGTTATTGAAAGGCTGCACAGCAACGTGGGCAAGAGGAAGAGCACCACGCCTCAGAAATTTGTGG GTGAAAAGATGGTACGCTACAGGTACCCTGAACTAGGCTATGAGATGGGCCTAAAGTATGAGAAGCAACATGAACTGATGTCGGCCCACATGATGGATCAGGCCATCAGCAATGCCATAACATACCTAGGATCGGACACTCTTCAGCCCATGCTGCACCATCCAGGCCCTCCTATCTCTATGGCTGAAGGTGTGCCCATGGTCACCCCCCTTTTCCACCATGTCCTGCCATTGGGCCAACGAACAGAGCGTCCAGGAAACTGTGACACGCTGCCACCACAGCCACCTCAGCCCCATGACTTCCCCAGCCATCCCACCACAAATGGCCCCACTGCTTTAACTAGGCAGGGAAAACTGCGCCAGCCAGGGCAAGAAGAATCTCCCAGCAACAGTGGAGTTGATTCTGCTGACTCAGCTCGCAGCAGCCCTCACGAGAGGCAGGGCTACCACAGGAACAACCCCACTCCCGGCCTCAGGTCTCGAGCCAGTCCAGCGGTGGTTTATTCAGGTGAGCGGGTGACAGAAGCATCACCCAGAAGTGTGGCAGGAATGAGGACTGGAATAATGCGAGTGGCTACAGAGAGGCCTGTGAACCAGGAAGGGGTGCGGGTGTTTGGACGAGAGGGCCAAGAGTTGCGAGCCTTCCAGTGCGAGCATTGTCGGGTGCTCTTCCTGGACCATGTCATGTACACCATCCACATGGGTTGCCACGGATACAGAGAACCATTGGAGTGCAACATCTGTGGTCACCGCAGCAAAGACCGCTATGAGTTTTCCTCTCACATAGTCCGTGGTGAACACACCTTCCAGTAA